The following is a genomic window from Brachionichthys hirsutus isolate HB-005 chromosome 15, CSIRO-AGI_Bhir_v1, whole genome shotgun sequence.
TCTTCAGGATGAAGCattaaaaggttttattttgtattttttttaatcctaatAGATTCAATCTGTTCCTAATCCTGCAGACACAGACTCCTTAAGAATGTCTGCATGGGGACAGTGTCTGGGGACAGGGTCTGGGGACAGGGTCTGGGGACAGGGTCTGGGGACAGGGTCTGGGGACAGGGTCTGAGGACAGGGTCTGAGGACAGGGTCTGTCCGTCTGAACGTTTTGTTCCATTTTTCTGGGGGAATGTCCCGCAaacgaaataaaaaaataaacaaaaataaataattcaaatcAACCAATGAGCGCCGTCAAAACGGTTCAAACCACGTGCGCTTCTGAGTAGAGAGagccagcatgtgtgtgtgtgtgtgtgtgtgtgcgtgtgtgtggtgtgtgtgtgcgtgttctccccccctcccctccccgttGGTCGTTCCATCCTCTCCTCGGATGGCTCATCGCGCAGCGAACCGGAGGCGCTCCGGACCGGCGACGCGCTTCTCCTCCCTCCCGCTGCGGGCAGCATGAACACCGGATGCAGCGGCTACTCCGCCGCCGGCGGCGCGTTCGTGGACGGCTTCTCCTGCCCCGGACCGGGAAACGCCGCCACCGCCGTTTACTGCTGCGGCTTTAACGACGTCAAATACTGCTGCGACGACTCCAACAGCTTCTTCCCGTATGAGTACGGCTACATGTGGTGGCTGAGGTGAGGACGCCGACGTCTGGGTGCTGGTTTTACACACTTATGTAATTCATGCAAGtcttctttattttacatttggtgagtaattttgttttaaacactGAGAAATGTCTCTGAACGTGTCCCCACTGGTCCTCCGGTCCAGCGTCGGCGCCCTGGTGGGTCTGTCCATCGCAGCCGTGGTCCTCCTCGCCTTTCTCATCACCGTATGCGTCCTCTGTTACCTCTTCATCGCCGCCAAGCCCAGTCGTCTTGACAACGGCCTTCCCCTGAGAGCCCCAGGTAGGTGCCGTCATCAGAAGTTTTCTGCACCTGCAGCACCTTCTGCTTttaagttgccccccccccccccccccccctttctgtgcCGAACCTCCACGTGCAGCAGGAGACGCCGGTGCAGGATCCAGCCTTGGACACCCCGCCGGCCCCCACGGGTTCCGAAAACACACGATGAGCAGGAAGCTGGACTGCGACAACCAGCCGCCGGACCCCGATATCCTGTTCCAGAGGTGTTTCACGCCAAACATCGCCAGAGTGGAAGTGGGAAGTCCCCTGTAGGAAGAGTGGCGTGCAGGGGAGGGGACATGGAGGTGGTGAGAAGATACGAGCCCGTCTGAGTGCATCAGAAAACCACATGCAAAGAGTTCTGAAAGGCTTCAATGGATCTCCTTGTGCACGGCGTCCACCGCCTCCTCGCCGCTGTCAGTGTTGTTTCGCCGCCACGCAGCTCTCGTTGAATTTGTGCGATTGCGTTGCGTCTGTATACGTTCCTCTAGAAAGCCAAAGATTGAGCTGCAGGTCTGCACGTCGACTCGCCTTGTACTCAGGGACTCTGGACGGAGGATCCACCGTGTAACTTTACACCGTCTGCGTTTGCGTCTTCGAGATGGGAGTCGTCTCGTAATTGCCGAAGCGTTGACTCCAGGCGGAGGACgaagatctgccccccccccccaagccgaAAGCAGTGGACAGCCCAAAAAAATAAGCATCGGCAAATATCCGTGCAGAATTTTGGAGATCTCtcgaccaggcatgggcaaactacggcccaggGGCCACATGCGGCCCATTGGGCTTTGTAAtgcggcccgccgaacttgtccgaATTAATTAAACTAATTAATTAAACTAAACCtcattttccctgtaatgctactgGAAAAGGCCAGATCCTTTcatctaatgccccccccccccccccccagcgagcCCACCCCTGATCGAGATGGAACTGACCCTGAAAAATAGAAAACGACTTATTTCTGCCAAACTACGCTACGTTTGTACTTTTGCTTTTTACGACGGCTGTGCCAACGTTCAGTCTCTTTTTGTCCAATCCCACTGGATGGACGGGTCGTCATCCTCCGACGTCCTTCTTTTCGAAATGACACTGTGAATCCCGTGTGGGAAGAAATCTGCTCTCGACTTTGGAAAATAATCCAAAGATCAATGAAAAATGGTTTTCACTCAATCCAGATGTTCGTTTGACCAAAGACTGAAAAAGCTCTCCTCTTGCGTTTGACTGCGGGAAGAAACGCACGCTCGACGCTCGCGTCTCGCCGAGCAGTTCATTCTTTCTTGAGACTTTAAAGTGCCCTTGAAATTTTGTATCTCAGAAAAATTCTGTATTTCTAGTCGTGCAAAAACGTAACGTCTCGTATTCCCGATGTTTTTTGCGTGTCGATTGTTTTGAAACTGACCTCAAACGTTGTTTTCTTGCCCAACAGTCTCATTTCCTTCACAGAAAGGCAGCAAAAGAAACTGAGGTAGAAATGTAAAGAGCCTTGTTTGTCCCCGCGCCAAAATATCTGTGTGCAAATTCATACAATAAATGTCGTCGCCGGCTGTTGGAATATTTACCGCCGCCAAACGGcgttttgtctgtctgttagcaggattatggaaacactgctggaaggatcttgataaaaacaatcatggtctaacttagatcccatctGTATACAAACAAAATCCAGAATTTTTCGTTTACTTATAACAGAGGcttttaagaagaagaagaaatattgtaaaatatgcattcaattcactcacaaaAAATCCCAGTCAAAGTGGTCCggtatgaactatcatgaaaaatgtcttctggatctgatccagaatgaggtccggaaaaaaaatataaattttaacattacaaactccatttatggattcaaaaatcagttaaaaatacacatcaactctgattcacttttagcTTTTATGTTTTACCTTTCatgacaccaagaacaatcaccttttggtgatgatccagatcaccatggggactgTGTGAATCCAATCAgtagtggaatgagctgcttggtggaggtctgcgctctccgagtgcttttcccGTTTGTCAGATGTTTTGCAGAGATCCTTTACTTGTTAAATCTAGAATGTTGTCTGCTCAAAGAAGTGTTTTTAAAAGCAGTAATCAGTAAAACCTGGATCAGAAGAAGCATCCTGATTACCATGCAGCGATATTCTCATTCCACCGCCACGCTGAAAAGGCCAGATGTTGCAGATGCAAGACAGAATTTGCAGAGCGTGCAATTTACACAGTCGAGTGCTGTGGAATTTAATCAGGCTTTCGACGCCCTCAAATATTCCAACTGCAAAATCCTATAAACACGGAGAATATTAAGAGCGGATGATATGAAATAGTCTCCTCTTTCCTAACCCTGACGACCTTACAATGATGCAGCGATGCTTCCATCCTCAGACGACACTGAGAATAAAGCCGAGTGGGTTAAGTGTTAATGGATCTCCTTTCACACTCTGAATACGAAGTACTCTGCACAAAACTCAGGATGTACTGTACTCCAAGCTCCTCTGAAAGCACCCAGAAACACTATTTCAGCCCTTTGTGTGAAGCTGCAGGTATTTAGGACAGACGGTGCATTGTTTGTGAAGCTCGACAGCAGCCCCTCATTATGTTACTTTAGAAAAAGTTATTAGCAGGCATTACTTTTCCATTACGAATTTATTTGCTATcgcaaactagaaaagcactcggggagCACGGACCTCCCCCCCTCCTATATTGTAATTTACACCAACAATAATCAGTAAAGAAGTATTTTGGATCTCAACACCATATTTAGGAGCCGCCCAGCTGGTCAAAGACTACAAATGACATTAAAAGGACTTCACAACATAAATTTAACAAATAAATGtccataaagtttttttttttttttacacaaattaaGAGGTTGTTCTGACGATGGATTTGttcatatatataaaaatcatTGTAGTGgaagtgataaaaaaaataaaaaaaatggtgagACGACGTAAAGATGTGAAGCCGGAGTCGTGACGTCACGCGGAGTGACTTGTGTGATAACAGCGCCACTATCTGGCCTCTGAGCAGAGATGCAACCAGTGTGAAGATTCATCCAAAGGATTTCCGGAGCCGAGATTGAATTATTGAAAGAGTAAATTCTGGagaatattttctttattttttgctgtttatagataaataataacaataaaaaaaaacgtcgTGTGCTTCATTAACAGTTAGAGAAAAGGCATTAAGGAGCAGAAATGGATGTTAAAACTCATAAAGTTACTCATTAACGTCTCCGTCTTAAGGGCTCGGCGCAGGAAGAGGGACATTATGGGATGTAACCTTTGCCCGACAGgtcgctgtttttttttctccccccaacaagcagctgaggaggaagacaaaacaGCAGACAGAAGACAAAACGGTCACAAACACCTGGTAGACGCCCCGTTTGGTTCAGGTAAGACACTTTTA
Proteins encoded in this region:
- the LOC137905046 gene encoding protein shisa-like-2B — translated: MNTGCSGYSAAGGAFVDGFSCPGPGNAATAVYCCGFNDVKYCCDDSNSFFPYEYGYMWWLSVGALVGLSIAAVVLLAFLITVCVLCYLFIAAKPSRLDNGLPLRAPAGDAGAGSSLGHPAGPHGFRKHTMSRKLDCDNQPPDPDILFQRCFTPNIARVEVGSPL